The following proteins are co-located in the Gloeocapsa sp. PCC 7428 genome:
- a CDS encoding Mo-dependent nitrogenase C-terminal domain-containing protein produces the protein MFRLQISTSIQSLYVLQVIRQWLNHITIQNANFAHHLCKFIPAHCPFERNIKIFTYNLHIPPLCKLNPLYEELMSLRFRALSYLADECGEDITQYCTLSNR, from the coding sequence ATTTTTAGATTACAAATTTCTACTTCTATCCAGAGTTTATATGTTCTGCAAGTAATAAGACAGTGGTTAAATCACATCACAATTCAAAATGCGAATTTCGCACATCACCTATGTAAGTTTATTCCTGCGCACTGTCCTTTTGAGCGCAATATAAAAATTTTTACGTACAATCTTCACATTCCTCCGTTATGCAAGTTGAATCCTCTATACGAAGAACTCATGAGTTTACGCTTTAGAGCATTATCTTATTTAGCTGATGAATGCGGTGAAGATATTACTCAGTATTGCACTCTAAGCAATCGGTAG
- a CDS encoding proton extrusion protein PcxA — MTSIPNNQGYLLANVKVHLHNMHRRFLNTPERALEQAYKAVLKIKELEQEYYSGEKIETTSRKHTPYVTSCLHANLDKNLNIAKLRLTEFKASSFVLGNLTSHHLSQVKIVDEVLTRYAPTDISSTLVDTTKTTIKNGSDRAYPSTVNVRTESVADKTGAVPRSIGRTINRIKKDFNPQAEAEVLQQFRTSRTKTLIAVKFLVILIAVPLVTQQVSKHLLISPIVEHFRVTQSQVFLNYEMKEEAMRELQSFEEGLRFNNLITTSPALAPEVIEQEVKEKATELAQEYHQKSNSAISNVFADLIAVTAFIFVLLISKKQIIALKSFMDEIVYGLSDSAKAFIIILFTDIFVGFHSPHGWEVILEGISSHLGIAANRSAIFLFIATFPVILDTIFKYWIFRYLSRISPSAVATLRNMNE, encoded by the coding sequence ATGACATCGATTCCTAATAATCAAGGTTATTTGCTGGCAAATGTCAAAGTGCATTTGCACAATATGCATCGAAGATTTTTGAATACTCCAGAACGTGCATTAGAACAAGCTTACAAAGCCGTACTAAAGATTAAAGAACTTGAACAAGAGTATTACAGTGGAGAAAAGATTGAAACTACATCTCGGAAACACACTCCTTATGTAACCTCTTGTTTGCACGCCAATCTAGATAAGAATCTAAATATTGCTAAGCTGAGGCTTACAGAGTTTAAAGCAAGTTCGTTTGTTCTTGGCAATTTAACTTCTCATCATTTGTCTCAAGTAAAAATAGTTGATGAAGTACTGACAAGGTATGCACCTACAGATATCTCTTCAACTTTGGTAGACACGACTAAAACTACGATAAAAAATGGTAGCGATCGCGCTTACCCATCTACCGTAAATGTTCGTACTGAAAGTGTTGCTGATAAAACTGGAGCCGTACCTAGATCAATTGGGAGAACCATTAATCGCATTAAAAAAGACTTCAACCCTCAAGCCGAAGCCGAAGTTCTGCAACAATTTCGTACTTCAAGAACTAAAACCCTTATTGCTGTCAAATTTCTTGTCATCCTCATAGCTGTACCTCTAGTAACACAGCAAGTATCAAAACATCTCTTGATCAGCCCCATTGTTGAACATTTTAGAGTTACTCAATCTCAAGTTTTTCTTAACTATGAGATGAAAGAAGAAGCAATGCGCGAACTTCAAAGCTTTGAAGAAGGCTTAAGATTTAATAACTTAATTACCACATCTCCTGCACTTGCGCCTGAAGTTATCGAACAAGAAGTTAAAGAAAAAGCAACTGAGCTTGCACAAGAATACCATCAAAAAAGTAATAGTGCAATTAGCAACGTATTTGCCGATCTAATCGCAGTTACTGCTTTTATTTTTGTACTATTAATAAGCAAAAAGCAGATTATTGCTTTAAAGTCTTTTATGGATGAAATTGTCTATGGACTGAGCGATAGTGCCAAAGCTTTCATTATTATTTTGTTCACAGATATCTTTGTAGGTTTTCACTCACCACATGGTTGGGAAGTTATCTTAGAAGGAATTAGTAGTCACTTAGGCATTGCAGCAAATAGAAGTGCAATCTTCCTCTTCATTGCGACATTTCCAGTTATTTTAGACACCATTTTTAAGTACTGGATTTTTAGATATCTCAGTAGAATTTCTCCTTCCGCAGTCGCCACACTAAGAAACATGAATGAATAA
- a CDS encoding response regulator transcription factor, protein MRILLVEDDERIADSLAEALTDQHYVVDIAADGQMGWDFVKSFTYNLLVLDLMLPKIDGVSLCQQLRIQGYSMPILMLTARDTTLDQVRGLDAGADDYVLKPYKLQELMARIRALLRRGTATLPPALEWEGLCLDSNTCEVTYKQQPLQITPKEYRLLELFLRQGSSVLNRNAILENLWSFEEPPSEDTVKAHIKRLRQKLKGVGAPDDLIETVYGLGYRLKSNP, encoded by the coding sequence ATGAGAATTTTATTAGTTGAAGATGACGAGCGTATTGCAGATTCGCTTGCCGAAGCTCTCACTGACCAACATTATGTTGTTGATATCGCGGCTGACGGTCAAATGGGCTGGGATTTTGTTAAATCGTTTACATACAATCTGCTCGTCCTCGATCTCATGCTACCCAAAATAGATGGGGTCAGTTTGTGTCAACAACTACGCATACAGGGCTATTCGATGCCCATATTGATGTTAACGGCACGCGATACGACACTCGATCAAGTAAGAGGGCTAGATGCAGGTGCTGATGACTATGTACTTAAGCCTTATAAACTGCAAGAATTAATGGCGCGCATTCGTGCTTTACTGCGGCGAGGTACTGCAACTTTGCCTCCTGCTTTAGAGTGGGAAGGTTTATGTCTTGACTCGAATACTTGCGAAGTTACCTATAAGCAACAACCGTTGCAAATTACGCCAAAAGAGTACCGCCTTTTAGAACTTTTCTTACGTCAAGGTAGTAGTGTACTCAACCGCAATGCGATATTAGAGAATCTTTGGTCTTTTGAAGAACCACCGAGTGAGGATACAGTTAAGGCGCACATTAAGCGTCTGCGACAGAAATTGAAAGGAGTAGGAGCGCCTGATGATCTTATTGAAACAGTTTACGGGTTGGGTTATCGACTCAAATCGAACCCCTAA
- a CDS encoding GlsB/YeaQ/YmgE family stress response membrane protein, which translates to MEFLAWIVLGLIAGAIAKAIYPGHQGGGILATIILGILGALVGGWLGNTLFGGVGAGAAAGALTIPSIIFAILGAIILLFIWGLITRRTA; encoded by the coding sequence ATGGAATTTCTAGCATGGATTGTTCTAGGTTTAATAGCAGGCGCGATCGCAAAAGCTATCTATCCTGGTCATCAGGGAGGCGGTATCCTAGCAACAATTATTTTAGGTATCTTGGGTGCATTAGTCGGAGGTTGGCTAGGCAACACCCTGTTCGGTGGAGTGGGGGCAGGAGCAGCAGCAGGTGCGCTAACTATACCCAGTATTATTTTTGCAATTTTAGGTGCAATTATCCTTCTCTTCATCTGGGGCTTAATTACCCGTCGCACTGCGTAA
- a CDS encoding bestrophin family protein, giving the protein MVFPINKFRSHKHARKQEVVKSRFRKSPLHHKSVSLRSFQEKFRIYTGKKLRWNQVVSRLASSVIPGILPWVLLCGGYGFLIALTNHFGYLSVFRDNKVIPNVVLILNIVLSLLLVFRTNTAHDRFWEGRKLWGAMVNTVRNLARGIWIVVDEKEPQDREDKAATLRLVVAFSVAMKLHLRRDPVNFELATLMTSSQYHQLQEINHPPLEIAFWIGDYLQLQYERQFLNVFQLTALHELLDDMVDILGGCERILKTPVPLIYTIVLKTLLILYFLLLPLEIVAGLTWWTGPILVFISSILLGIDEIGAEIEEPFGHDPNDLPLDFICNTMLRNVEDLITLSPSRRPTYEKLRRVA; this is encoded by the coding sequence ATGGTATTTCCAATAAACAAATTTCGTTCGCACAAACACGCTAGGAAGCAAGAAGTTGTAAAATCTCGCTTTCGGAAATCTCCTCTACATCACAAAAGTGTTTCTTTAAGATCATTTCAAGAGAAATTTCGTATCTACACTGGCAAAAAATTACGTTGGAATCAAGTTGTATCGCGTCTTGCAAGTTCAGTTATTCCAGGAATTCTACCGTGGGTACTGTTGTGCGGAGGATATGGATTTTTAATTGCGTTGACTAATCATTTCGGATATTTATCAGTTTTTCGCGATAACAAAGTCATCCCAAATGTTGTTTTGATTTTGAATATCGTGCTGAGCTTATTGTTAGTTTTTCGGACGAATACAGCGCACGATCGCTTTTGGGAAGGACGTAAACTTTGGGGTGCTATGGTTAATACTGTGCGTAACTTAGCGCGAGGTATTTGGATAGTTGTTGACGAGAAAGAACCCCAAGATCGCGAAGATAAAGCAGCTACATTACGATTAGTTGTAGCGTTCTCAGTAGCAATGAAATTACACCTACGTAGAGATCCTGTCAATTTTGAATTAGCAACATTAATGACATCCTCACAGTATCACCAGCTACAAGAAATTAATCATCCACCACTAGAAATTGCTTTTTGGATTGGAGATTATCTTCAACTACAATATGAACGTCAATTCTTAAATGTTTTTCAACTCACAGCCTTACATGAATTACTCGATGACATGGTAGACATCTTAGGCGGTTGCGAACGAATTTTAAAGACACCCGTCCCCTTAATTTATACTATCGTTCTCAAAACCTTGTTAATCCTGTATTTTCTGCTATTACCTTTAGAAATTGTTGCAGGTTTAACTTGGTGGACTGGTCCAATTTTGGTTTTTATTAGCTCCATTTTACTAGGAATCGATGAAATTGGTGCAGAAATTGAAGAACCGTTTGGACACGATCCTAATGACTTACCTTTAGATTTTATTTGTAATACTATGCTGCGTAATGTCGAGGATTTGATTACGCTTTCTCCTAGCCGCCGTCCTACCTATGAAAAGTTGAGAAGAGTGGCTTAA
- a CDS encoding tetratricopeptide repeat protein yields MQLSLCMIVKNEEQILAQCLRSVQGVVDEIVVLDTGSSDRTPDVAQEFGAKVYTFEWCNDFAKARNESLKYVRTDWVLVLDADEVLVPEIVPSLKQAIQHDRFLLINLLRQEVGAAQSPYSQVSRLFRRHPNLYFSRPYHALVDDSVARIMSKEPQWQVGYLPNVAILHEGYQRGAIAQKDKFAQAQSAMEGFFTAHPNDPYVCSKLGALYVETGSWHRGIELLEQGLKRSGLNAQILYELHYHLGIAYSRLQQLQKAIAHYQAAIGLSIYPLLKLGAYNNLGNLKQATGDLNGAKLAYEIALQIDPKFAAGYYNLGMTLKAMGLLNEAIAKYQQAIALNPKYAEAYQNLGVVLLKLGKLNDSLAAFKQAIALHEVQNPVEANRLRQGLAEMGFAV; encoded by the coding sequence ATGCAACTTAGTTTGTGCATGATTGTGAAAAATGAAGAACAAATACTAGCGCAATGTCTGAGAAGTGTTCAGGGTGTAGTTGATGAAATTGTTGTTCTAGATACAGGGTCAAGCGATCGCACGCCTGATGTTGCGCAAGAATTTGGTGCAAAGGTTTATACATTTGAGTGGTGTAATGACTTTGCTAAAGCACGTAATGAGTCTTTAAAGTATGTCCGCACCGATTGGGTTTTGGTGTTAGACGCAGATGAAGTCTTAGTTCCAGAAATTGTTCCGTCACTGAAGCAAGCAATACAACACGATCGCTTCTTGCTGATTAATTTATTGCGACAAGAAGTTGGTGCAGCGCAATCGCCTTACTCGCAAGTTTCACGCTTATTTCGGCGTCACCCAAATCTTTACTTTTCGCGCCCGTATCACGCATTAGTCGATGATAGCGTAGCTCGGATTATGAGCAAAGAACCTCAATGGCAAGTTGGTTATTTACCTAATGTGGCAATTTTGCACGAAGGATATCAACGCGGTGCGATCGCGCAAAAAGATAAGTTTGCGCAAGCCCAAAGCGCGATGGAAGGCTTTTTTACCGCGCACCCGAACGATCCGTACGTGTGTAGCAAGCTTGGTGCATTGTACGTCGAGACGGGTTCTTGGCATCGTGGAATTGAATTATTAGAACAAGGGCTGAAACGCAGTGGTTTAAATGCGCAAATCTTATATGAACTGCACTATCACTTAGGGATTGCTTATAGTCGCTTACAACAGCTACAAAAAGCGATCGCGCACTATCAAGCAGCCATCGGGTTATCGATTTATCCTTTACTCAAACTTGGTGCGTACAACAATTTAGGGAACTTAAAGCAAGCAACAGGCGATCTCAACGGCGCAAAATTGGCTTATGAAATTGCGTTGCAGATCGATCCTAAATTTGCCGCAGGGTACTACAACTTGGGAATGACTTTGAAAGCGATGGGATTGTTGAATGAAGCGATCGCCAAGTATCAGCAAGCGATCGCGCTCAACCCAAAGTATGCTGAAGCGTATCAAAATTTGGGCGTTGTCCTCCTCAAACTTGGTAAGCTAAACGATAGTTTAGCTGCTTTTAAACAGGCGATCGCACTCCACGAAGTACAAAATCCTGTCGAAGCAAATCGATTACGCCAAGGATTAGCCGAGATGGGGTTTGCCGTGTGA
- a CDS encoding fasciclin domain-containing protein: MTKMHIHSTPLKRLASLLGIVGVSIAASFPIVAQSQGVLNPRPSIFNEPPYNRTPGTTPGATPPVAPAPPTAPVTPPTAPTTPPQGQTPGAANNIVALAAANSSFKTLTAALQAAGLTETLSGTGPFTVFAPTDEAFAALPQDALQELLRPENRQLLVQILTYHVIPARVQSNELQPGEVKTVEGEAVNVKTSASGVTVNDARVVQPDIQASNGVIHAIDRVLLPPSL, translated from the coding sequence ATGACGAAAATGCACATTCACAGCACTCCACTTAAAAGGTTAGCGAGCTTACTAGGAATTGTTGGCGTTAGTATCGCAGCGAGCTTTCCGATAGTTGCACAAAGCCAAGGCGTTCTCAATCCTAGACCGAGTATCTTTAATGAGCCTCCTTACAATCGAACTCCTGGTACAACTCCAGGTGCTACTCCTCCTGTTGCACCCGCACCGCCTACAGCACCAGTAACACCGCCTACAGCACCCACGACCCCTCCACAAGGGCAAACCCCAGGAGCAGCTAACAATATAGTAGCTTTAGCCGCAGCGAATAGTTCTTTCAAAACACTGACAGCAGCATTACAAGCCGCAGGTTTGACTGAAACTTTGTCAGGAACAGGACCGTTTACTGTTTTTGCGCCTACAGATGAAGCTTTTGCTGCTTTACCACAAGATGCGCTTCAGGAATTGTTAAGACCAGAAAATCGGCAACTCTTAGTACAAATTTTAACCTACCACGTAATTCCTGCGCGCGTTCAATCAAATGAACTCCAGCCTGGGGAAGTGAAAACTGTTGAAGGTGAAGCAGTCAATGTTAAAACTTCTGCAAGTGGAGTAACAGTGAATGATGCGAGAGTTGTTCAGCCAGACATTCAAGCTAGCAATGGCGTTATTCACGCGATTGACAGAGTATTGTTACCACCTAGTCTTTAA
- a CDS encoding glutathione S-transferase family protein translates to MLELYQFELSQYSEKVRLILDFKGLAYRKIEVTPGVGQLELFRLTGQRQVPVLKDGNQYIADSTQIAKYLERKYPDRPIIPSDPKQRAMCWLIEEWADESIGIKSRKALFGALTQSESYRKSLLPMATPDVVKTLIGVVPNDVLKVLGFGVGYGPDVIKSAEEDLKQDLEALCLLLAENPYLVGDQPTLADLAVAGLAMLLKFPDGPYLELPATLKGKGIPGLGDNIAYQPFFEWRDRLYAQYRKPLTGVSTVGSTPTSIQID, encoded by the coding sequence ATGTTAGAACTCTACCAATTTGAACTATCACAATATTCAGAAAAAGTTCGCTTAATATTAGATTTTAAAGGATTAGCTTATCGCAAAATCGAGGTCACTCCTGGAGTAGGACAGCTAGAGCTTTTTCGGTTGACGGGTCAAAGACAAGTTCCCGTACTCAAGGATGGTAATCAATATATTGCTGATTCTACACAAATCGCTAAATATCTCGAACGCAAGTATCCTGACCGCCCAATTATTCCATCCGATCCAAAACAACGCGCAATGTGTTGGCTGATTGAAGAATGGGCAGACGAATCAATCGGTATCAAAAGCCGTAAAGCATTATTCGGAGCACTCACTCAAAGTGAAAGTTACCGTAAGTCACTGTTACCAATGGCAACTCCTGATGTAGTAAAAACACTGATAGGAGTTGTCCCTAATGATGTTCTAAAAGTACTAGGTTTTGGTGTAGGATATGGACCAGACGTTATTAAATCGGCTGAAGAAGATTTAAAACAAGATTTGGAAGCACTTTGCTTGTTACTTGCAGAGAATCCCTACTTAGTTGGGGATCAACCAACGCTCGCTGATTTAGCTGTTGCAGGTTTGGCAATGTTACTCAAGTTTCCTGACGGACCTTATCTAGAATTACCAGCGACACTAAAAGGGAAAGGAATTCCTGGTTTAGGCGACAATATCGCGTATCAACCATTTTTTGAGTGGCGCGATCGCCTGTATGCACAGTATCGTAAACCACTAACAGGAGTCAGTACAGTCGGTTCCACACCAACATCAATCCAAATCGACTAA
- a CDS encoding cell wall metabolism sensor histidine kinase WalK has translation MFQYLRCRLLLSYLTVMAAVLGTSSIAVYVFVTRSHEQHLNNQLLTLAQAAVPSLKDVKTEGLQSINQDLPWRELFKRDQSLEWFDANGKILARKGKLFSTLPLRRTDQIIQQQGQIRTLTIAVYSDSHSSVVANNLQHLELEGYIRASESTKETEIAIARLIVGLGLGKAIALIFIAIGAVWLTQQALEPIEKSFQRLKEFTADASHELRNPLTAISTAIEVMQSHPERIHPSDAKKLVAIASATEQLISLSEDLLFLARTDAAVAPPAGWKHLYLNEILYNTIELFKPCAREKGITLKLQFIPSILVNGEPTQLKRLFANLIDNAIKYTITGGSVIISMVQQKRCIVVRVEDDGIGIAPEYLPFVFQRFWRADKARSPKTKGLGLGLAIAQTIAHQHGGKITVSSTLGEGSCFQVYLPIA, from the coding sequence ATGTTTCAATACCTGCGGTGTCGCCTTTTGCTATCGTACTTGACAGTGATGGCAGCCGTACTTGGAACATCAAGTATAGCAGTGTACGTATTTGTGACTCGCAGTCACGAGCAACACTTAAACAATCAGCTACTCACTCTAGCGCAAGCTGCTGTACCGAGTTTGAAAGACGTTAAAACCGAAGGGCTACAAAGTATTAATCAAGATTTACCCTGGCGCGAACTATTTAAACGCGATCAGAGTTTGGAATGGTTTGATGCAAATGGGAAAATTTTGGCGCGAAAAGGTAAGCTATTTTCTACTTTACCTTTGAGACGAACTGATCAAATTATTCAACAGCAAGGGCAAATTCGGACACTGACGATCGCAGTTTACTCAGATAGTCACAGTTCAGTCGTCGCAAATAACTTGCAACACTTAGAGTTAGAAGGCTATATTCGTGCCAGTGAATCGACGAAAGAAACAGAAATTGCGATCGCGCGTTTGATTGTCGGTTTAGGTCTCGGTAAAGCAATTGCGCTGATTTTTATTGCGATTGGTGCAGTTTGGCTAACGCAGCAAGCTTTAGAACCAATCGAAAAAAGCTTTCAGCGACTCAAAGAATTTACGGCGGATGCTTCGCACGAACTCCGCAATCCTTTAACGGCGATTAGCACTGCAATTGAAGTTATGCAAAGTCACCCAGAACGAATTCATCCGAGTGATGCTAAAAAGTTAGTTGCGATCGCAAGTGCTACTGAGCAGCTTATCAGCTTATCAGAAGATTTGCTGTTTTTAGCGCGTACAGATGCAGCTGTCGCGCCACCTGCGGGTTGGAAACATCTCTATTTGAATGAAATTTTGTACAATACCATAGAGCTATTCAAACCATGCGCACGGGAAAAAGGCATTACGCTCAAGTTGCAATTCATTCCTAGCATATTGGTTAACGGCGAACCTACACAACTCAAGCGACTGTTTGCAAATTTAATAGATAATGCGATTAAATATACAATTACAGGGGGCAGCGTTATCATTTCTATGGTGCAACAAAAGCGATGCATTGTTGTTCGTGTAGAAGATGATGGGATCGGAATTGCGCCTGAGTATTTACCGTTTGTCTTTCAACGCTTTTGGCGGGCAGATAAAGCGCGATCGCCTAAAACCAAGGGATTAGGATTAGGACTTGCGATCGCTCAAACAATTGCGCATCAACATGGCGGTAAAATTACTGTCAGTAGTACCCTCGGTGAGGGTAGTTGTTTTCAAGTTTATCTACCGATTGCTTAG